From a single Salvelinus namaycush isolate Seneca chromosome 14, SaNama_1.0, whole genome shotgun sequence genomic region:
- the LOC120058887 gene encoding transcription factor 15-like: MMTFAMLRPMATHMISYPDLGMMSEAEDNRSESDRSSDQSYGCCVSADKRRRISRKSGGSGVVIVKQRNAANARERDRTQSVNMAFTALRTLIPTEPVDRKLSKIETLHLASSYISHLANTLLLGDGNGDGQPCLGAVYAQGESGRKQPRTICTFCLSNQRKRINDGKEMRGIGSLRMSRR, encoded by the exons ATGATGACCTTTGCCATGCTGCGGCCAATGGCGACTCATATGATCAGCTACCCAGACCTGGGTATGATGTCCGAGGCCGAGGATAACCGCAGTGAGAGCGACCGTAGCTCGGATCAGAGCTATGGATGCTGCGTCTCCGCTGACAAACGTCGGAGGATTTCCAGAAAATCGGGAGGCAGCGGTGTTGTAATAGTGAAACAGCGGAACGCAGCCAATGCCAGGGAGCGCGACCGTACACAAAGCGTCAACATGGCATTTACTGCACTCCGGACTCTTATACCCACTGAGCCGGTGGACAGAAAGCTCTCCAAGATTGAGACGCTTCACTTGGCATCCAGCTATATCTCCCACCTCGCCAACACCCTGCTGCTCGGAGACGGGAATGGAGATGGACAACCTTGTCTTGGCGCGGTTTACGCGCAAGGAGAGAGCGGTCGAAAGCAGCCTCGCACCATCTGTACCTTCTGTTTGAGCAACCAAAGAAAGCGG ATTAATGATGGCAAAGAGATGCGGGGTATTGGTTCACTGAGGATGAGCCGCAGATAG